The following DNA comes from Methanothrix sp..
CCAAAGTTCTGCACATAGAGGTGCTCGTAGATCTGGTAGAGGCTGGAGTCCTTGCCCACCATGCTCTCAGTGGCCAGTCCTTGCATCTCGATCTGCTGGGCATAGTGAATGGAGACAGAGGTGAGAAGCAGAGTGGCAGCGATGATCAGAATGGGGTTTTGAGCTATCCATCGGCCAAGCCGCTCTGCGCTGTCCATAACAAATGCCTCAAAAGTTCGGTTTTTACCGACCAATCGAAACATGCGAAAGATAGATAAAAGTTGTGGTCTTCTCCCAATGGTGATGGACCAGGAGGTGAGAGCCCTCTTGAAGAGGCATATGATAGATGCCTGTGTCAAGGTGGCCAATAGCCGCGGCTGCTGTGATGCCGTTGGGGTATTGCAGGGCACCCTCTTTCTCACGGATGCCCCTCTATCCATGGATCAGCTGGTGGAGGAGACCGGCTACAGCAAATCCACAGTCAGCATCAATATGGGCATCCTGGAGAGAATGGGTTTGGTCAAAAGAGAGGTCATTCCTGGGGATAAGAGATACCACTATGTACCAGTCAGAGATCCTGATTCTCTCCGGAGGGATATGATCGTCAACATCCGCCAGAATCTGCAGGATATTCTGATCGCTCTTGACAGAACTGAGGCCGATCTGAAGGCCAGAGATGGTCCGGACCCATCAGTCCCGGAGAGGATCGAGGAGATCAGACGATATTATAGACGGACCGATAAGATGCTGGATCTGATGTCAAGATACAGCACAGAGGAGCTCATCTGCCGGCTGGAGGCGCCCATCTGAGGATGCCTCCTGTGGGAGGCGCTGAGCTGGGCTGAGGGCTTCATCTCAGCATCACCTTGCTCATAGTGATCAGGAATAGAGCCATGAGCAGCCAGCCGAGCAGGGTCTCAAAGACAGTCAGGAACTCGAAGCCCTCGATGATGCAGATATTCTGGGGGGCCCGGCCAAGAAACCACATGCTGCTGAAGTAGAAGGCATCGCTCAGGGTTATGATGCTCCCTGGATCGGCAGAGGCTGATGGCTGGAGGGCATGTCCTCCCCAATAGATGGCAGTGAAGAGGATGATCAGGGCCAGGCTGAGGAGCATGGTGTGGGACGGCCGGACCCCATAGCCGCAGGAGAGCCAGGCCAATTTGTCGACCAATCTCGGAAATGCCTTTGTGGTCCGGGTCTGCTTCTCCCTTCGATACTGATAGTAGCAGCAGTCCTCGTCCTCAAACTGCTCCAAATTTCTGAAGTTTTTTATCAGAGTGAGATAGACTGATCCATTGTAGGGAAGGTTGCTGCGGATGGAGTTCCAGCGGACTGCAATCCGGTTGTAGTTGAGGTCTTTTAAGTGAATGCTGGAGTGCTCCTCGAAGATGGCATCGGAGAGGCGCAGGGTGTAGACTTTGGCATTGGAGAGGTGAAAGCTGCGCTGGAATCTCGCCCGGCCAAAGTCTGCATCATTGAACCTGGCGCGAGAGAAGTTGGCCTCAGTGGCGAAGTGGGCACGGGAGAAGTTGGCCTCTCCTTGGAACTGGGCCAGGGAGAAGCCGGCATCCTCCTGGAAATTGGAGTCCGAGAAGTTGGCCACCTGAGAGAAGACTGTGCCATCAAAGTCCACCAGCCCCTGGAAGGCACAGCGATCGAAGAACGCATTGCCCTTGATCACAGAGTACTCTATCTTGATTATCGATCTTACGATCTTCCGCATATCCCTGTCCAAAGGGAGGTCCAGATCGTGCAGATCCAGGTCGCCATAGATGATGACGTTCTCGTACTCAACCGGCCTGCCCTCCTCTAGCCTCTTATGCACCTCTTCTGCTCTGATCATCAGGAGGTTGTCGACCATAAGCGCAGTGGCTTTCGATGAATGCAGATATGCCTTTCGCTCCCTCTGCTCAGCTCTCGCCTCTCCCCAAAAGCATCTCCTCTACCCAGTCCCAGTCATGCTCATAGATGTGGGCAGAGGCGCTGGTGGTGGAGATGGAGCCCGGCTCAGCCCCCACCTCGCAGGCGGCATACTCCAGCAGCCTGGCCAGGCCATAGAGGTTGGCGGGATAGGCGCCGGCGAAGTCATGGCTCCGGAAGAAGATGGAAAGGTGCAGCCTGCCGCCACGCAATTTGAAGTCGTCCACGATCATGCAGGGGACCTCATCCCGGGACGAGTCCAGGGGAGGGATCCAGGTGACTGCTGTGGCCCGACGGGTGGCAGGAGATTCCCGCAGCCGCCGGATGGCCATATCGATCTGATCCAGGGAGGGCATGCCCGGCATCCTCCAGGAGCGCAGCCTTTCTCCATAGGTATACTCAAAGCCGGGGTTCTCGCCGCACTGGAGCTGATGGGCATACTCCTCCAGCCGTTCCTCATTCCAGGAGTACTCCTCAGGAATCATCTCTTGATATGGATCTTGCACCACCATCTGCAGGGATAAAAGCTCCAGGATACGAACCCCCCTCTCATCTACCATCTCCTCTCCCTGCCGCCAGATGAGGTTCAGGCCTCTGTGCCAGGCATCAGAGATGGTGCGTGCGCGAATAAACCTCCCAAGGCCATTGCTCTTCAGTTCAGATGATGATGTGTGCGGCAAATCCCATCCTCCTCCCGTACATGAGATCACCATCCTCCCTTCAGTACTTCAAGTTTTTCAGGAGAGATGCCCGGTGAGATGATGGATCAACACCCCCAATCCTCCATAGCTGAATTCTATATTGATCAATCCGGCATAAGTCACTATGAATATCAATATTATTATAAGTTCAATAAAGATGAGCAAAGCTATCAGAAACAGGCCGAATCCCGGCATTCTGATGGCCTCAATTGCAAAATCCCACGGAGTCCTTCCCACTACCATATGAATCCTCACAGAGTGCAACAGAGGATGTTCTTGTCAAAAGGCTATAAAGTGTGGGAATGAGGGCAGGGCGAAAGTGATCGCTCCGGGAAAAGCTACTTTAATAAGGGGGTCGAAAAATCTTGACTGATGGGAGACTTTGAGTGGGCGATGGTCAATTCGCTCAACACCTTCTTCGAGAGGGAGGGCATCGCCGCCATAGCCTACCGCCTGCGCCAGTCGCAATTCGCCACTCAGCTGGCCGATATCCTGGTGGACTCCAAAATTCCTGAGTACTACCTGGCCATTGAATGCAAGAGCCTGGATGCGCGCAAGACGAGGTCGCTGTACTTCAAGCAGCACTTCAGCACAGCCGCCGGGGCCCACCAGATAGAGAGGGAGACGGATTTCATCACTCGCTCCGGCCGCCAGGGCATACTGGCAGTGGAGCTGCGAAATGGAACGGGCAGGAGCAAGACAGCCCACCTAATCCCCTGGGGGTTGATCTTCGACCGCTACAATGAGGGCGGGGCAGGGATAACATTACAGGAGATCCAGGTGAATCCCCCCCTGAGTAGAAAGGGCAGAGCCTATGAGATATCCCGTCTGGATATACTGAGGATCACTGGATACTACGATCTGGTGCTCAATGATCGCTCTATAGATACAGAGCCCTGCTCTGAGGATCTGCTCTTTGAGGATCTATGCCCTGAGGGTGAGGATCTAGGCCTTGAGGAGTGAATGATCCGATCATTCTAAAATTTCCATCGCTTCATCTGAGAGAAAACAACTGAAAAGAACTGCAGGTATCGAACCAGTATTGAGCCATCATGAACAGGAGCAAAAGGATATGAGCCGAACAGAGGATTTCTTATGGGAGGCGTTTGCCGGCGAGTCCCAGGCGAACAGGAAGTACAGCGCATTTGCTGCTCAGGCGGACAAAGAGGGCCATCCCCAGGCCGCCAGGCTTTTCCGGGCAGCAGCAGAGGCAGAAGCAGTGCACGCGGCCAACCATCTGCGCGCCCTGAAGGGCATAAAGGGCACCAAGGAGAACCTGCGCGAGGCGATCGCCGGAGAGACGCATGAGTTCAAGTATATGTATCCGGAGATGATTGCTGCGGCAAAGGAGGAGGAGGCAAGTGATGCTGAGAGGTCATTTAACTATGCCAATGCAGTGGAAGAGCATCATGCCCGGCTTTATCATAACATGCTCGATGGGCTGGACTCCCAAAGGGAGCTGTTCCCCTATTATGTCTGCCCGGTGTGTGGCATGACTGTGGAGCGCGAGGCTCCTGATAAGTGCCCGGTCTGCGGGGTCAAGGGAAGCATGTTCAAGAGGGTCGAGTAGAGCAAAAAAGATTTACCCTGTTCCATCCATCTCCTTCCCATGAGACACCTCATGATAATGGCGGTGGCCCTGCTGCTCATATGCACCTGTGCCTCTTGCCAGACAGCTGATCGCTCCCGTGATGATGCCATATCATCCGCTCTGAAGGAGATGGTGATCGCATCATCTGACGATCTGAAATCCTACACATTTTTTATGAAGATGGAGCTGGATATGGCGCTTGAGAACCTCTCCTCCGGCCAGTCCCAGCGGCTTCAGACCCGTTCCATCGGCTTTGGCCTGGTAAATATGACCGATGAGGCCCTGAAGCTGGTCATGGCCTCTTTGACCCTTGCCCCTGGCGATGAGGGCAACTCCTCAGCAGTGGCCCTGGAGGAGTATCTGCAGAACGAGACCATTTATATCAAGATGAACGGCGACTGGACTGCTCTGACCTTATCCGGATTGGGCGGCGCCTGGTCCCGGCAGAATCCCCTGGAACAGCAGGCCGATATGCTCAATCTCTCCCGGCTCACTCTGATCGGCTCGGAGATGGTGGAGGGCGAGGAGTGCTATAAGGTGAGAGCAGAGGTGGACATCGCCTCTTATGCTGATCTCCTTTCCCGGGAGGCGGCCGCATATGTGCCCTTCCTCCCTATGAACATCCCCGACCTCTTCCACAATGCGAGCCTGGAGGTCCACTACTGGATATCCAAAGAGAGCCATCTCATAAAAAGGGCGGATATATCAGAGATCCTCTATATGACCGCTCCATCTATGGAACAGCTGGCGGCGGGGGAGGAGAACACAGCGATCAGCATAACCTCCACCACCTCCATGCTCTTCGATGGCTTCAATGAGAGCATAAATATCGCTCTGCCGGCCGAGGCCAGTGCCGCTCAGCTCTTGCAGATCCCCTCTTATCCCCAGAGCGAGGCGGTCGCCCTCAGCTCTGTGGATGAGATGGGACTGAATGAGACAGCAGTCACTGAGCCTCTTGCGGCGATGGCTGATGCCCTCCCTCAAGATAATGCAGGCGCCGTTCT
Coding sequences within:
- a CDS encoding GbsR/MarR family transcriptional regulator, coding for MDQEVRALLKRHMIDACVKVANSRGCCDAVGVLQGTLFLTDAPLSMDQLVEETGYSKSTVSINMGILERMGLVKREVIPGDKRYHYVPVRDPDSLRRDMIVNIRQNLQDILIALDRTEADLKARDGPDPSVPERIEEIRRYYRRTDKMLDLMSRYSTEELICRLEAPI
- a CDS encoding pentapeptide repeat-containing protein — its product is MVDNLLMIRAEEVHKRLEEGRPVEYENVIIYGDLDLHDLDLPLDRDMRKIVRSIIKIEYSVIKGNAFFDRCAFQGLVDFDGTVFSQVANFSDSNFQEDAGFSLAQFQGEANFSRAHFATEANFSRARFNDADFGRARFQRSFHLSNAKVYTLRLSDAIFEEHSSIHLKDLNYNRIAVRWNSIRSNLPYNGSVYLTLIKNFRNLEQFEDEDCCYYQYRREKQTRTTKAFPRLVDKLAWLSCGYGVRPSHTMLLSLALIILFTAIYWGGHALQPSASADPGSIITLSDAFYFSSMWFLGRAPQNICIIEGFEFLTVFETLLGWLLMALFLITMSKVMLR
- a CDS encoding thymidylate synthase yields the protein MPHTSSSELKSNGLGRFIRARTISDAWHRGLNLIWRQGEEMVDERGVRILELLSLQMVVQDPYQEMIPEEYSWNEERLEEYAHQLQCGENPGFEYTYGERLRSWRMPGMPSLDQIDMAIRRLRESPATRRATAVTWIPPLDSSRDEVPCMIVDDFKLRGGRLHLSIFFRSHDFAGAYPANLYGLARLLEYAACEVGAEPGSISTTSASAHIYEHDWDWVEEMLLGRGES
- a CDS encoding rubrerythrin family protein, which produces MSRTEDFLWEAFAGESQANRKYSAFAAQADKEGHPQAARLFRAAAEAEAVHAANHLRALKGIKGTKENLREAIAGETHEFKYMYPEMIAAAKEEEASDAERSFNYANAVEEHHARLYHNMLDGLDSQRELFPYYVCPVCGMTVEREAPDKCPVCGVKGSMFKRVE
- a CDS encoding DUF6612 family protein — protein: MRHLMIMAVALLLICTCASCQTADRSRDDAISSALKEMVIASSDDLKSYTFFMKMELDMALENLSSGQSQRLQTRSIGFGLVNMTDEALKLVMASLTLAPGDEGNSSAVALEEYLQNETIYIKMNGDWTALTLSGLGGAWSRQNPLEQQADMLNLSRLTLIGSEMVEGEECYKVRAEVDIASYADLLSREAAAYVPFLPMNIPDLFHNASLEVHYWISKESHLIKRADISEILYMTAPSMEQLAAGEENTAISITSTTSMLFDGFNESINIALPAEASAAQLLQIPSYPQSEAVALSSVDEMGLNETAVTEPLAAMADALPQDNAGAVLGSQSQENSSRFKASNTTISGMPINNTYAKTRLPLPDPRPGIIH